The segment TGCGATTTTGGCAGCGGCATTTGCAAATGGCGGTGATGAAAAAAATATTGAGCCAGGAATTGAATATTTTGCAAAGCTGGCAGAGCAAGGGCGCCTTTTAACAACAGATCCTTCCGTTGCGAATTTAGAAAAAGGGGAAGTTGAAATCGCATTATTATGGGACTTCAACGCACTTGGATACCGTGAGCAAATCGACAAAGACCGTTTTGATGTAACGATTCCATCTGACGCATCCGTTGTTTCGGGGTATGCAACGATTATAAATAAATATGCAAAAAATCCACACGCAGCGATGTTAACGCGCGAATATATTTTATCGGATAAAGGACAAGACAACTTAGCAAAAGGTTATGCACGTCCGATTCGTGAAAATGCAAAACTATCAGATGAAGCAAAATCATTATTATTAGATGCAGATTTATATAAAAATGCGAATCCAGTAAAAGATTTTAGTGCTTGGGAAGCGACGACTGCTCAAATCCCAACATTATGGCAGGAGAAGGTGTTAATCCATGTCAAATAAGGTCATTGTCATTGTACTAGATGCACTACGTTTTGATGTTGCATGTACCCATTTAGGGTTCATGCAACATTTAGTAGAACAAGGAAAAGTCGCGCGTTATAAGGTAAAAGGAGAGCTCCCAGCACTATCACGTCCAATGTATGAAACAATTTGTACAGGAACCCCAGCGATTGAGCATGGCATTGTCCATAATCATATTGTGCGGATGTCAAAAGAGGAAAGCATCTTCCATTTAGCAAAAGCTGCACAAAAAGTGACGGCAGCTGCCGCGTATTATTGGGTGAGTGAACTGTATCAAAAAGCGCCATTTCAGCATTTTACAGATCGTCTTCAGCTAAATTCAGACGGGGTCATTCAAAATGGTAGTTACTATTTTGAAGACCATTATCCAGACTCGCATGTGTTTGCGGATGCACATTATTTAACGCAACAATTCACACCAGATTTATTGTATATTCATCCGATGAATATTGATGATGATGGGCATAAATTTACAGCAGATTCACCGCAATATCGCAATCGTGTGTTGGCAACAGATGGTTTATTAGCCCTTTCCATTCCAGCATGGCTTGAACAAGGCTATCAAATTATCGTAACCGCCGATCATGGAATGACAGCAGATGGCAATCATGGTGGAAATACGGCGGCTGATCGTGAGGTACCACTGTTTATTATTTCACCAAAAGTGCAGCCTGGCATTTATGAAGAAGTGGTTTCTCAATTACAAATAGCTCCGTTAATTTGCGAGTTGTTAGAAATAGAAAAATCTCCGAAAATGCAAAAACTGCATTTAAAAGGAGTCCGGGAGGCGGAATAATTGCGTACTAATAAATGGATTTCCTTATTCCTTCTTCCGTTCGAAGTATTGCTTGTACTTTTTTTCTTTATCCCACTAATTTACATGCTATACAGCAGTTTTCGTTTTAATAATGGATTTAGCTTGAATCAATATAAAACGATTTTTTTAAGTGATTACATTTTGCAAAGCTTCGCGAATAGCATTTGGCTATCACTTGTTTCGGCTTGTTTGGCGCTAATAATTGCGATTTTTGCCTCCTACGCAATTTATACTTACTCGGAAAAGGTGCGGGAACGAATTTTAATTATTATTAATTTAACATCCAACTTTTCCGGGGTTCCACTTGCCTTTGCGTTCATTATTATACTTGGGAATAGTGGCTTGATCACATTATTCGTTCAATTTATGGGCTGGGATTGGAACTTTAATTTATATAGTTGGTCAGGGCTGCTGTTAATTTATATTTATTTTCAGCTACCACTAGCAATCATGTTAATTTACCCTGTTTTTTATGGCATTCAAAAGGAAATGAAAGATGCCGCCATGATGTTAGGCGCTTCAAACGCGTATTTTTGGCGGAAAATTGGTGTTCCAATTATTTGGCCGGCACTTGCTGGAACGTTGACGATTTTATTTGCGAATGCAATGGGTGCTTACGCGTCCGCCTATGCTCTAACAGGCAGTGGCTATAACTTAACAGCAATTCGTATTGGTGCCTTATTGTCAGGCGATATTTTTGCGCAGCCAGAATTGGCGAGTGCGATTGCAGTCCTTCTTGGTGCCGTAATGATTGTAGGCATGTTGATTAGTGAATGGATGACGAAAAAAATGCGAAAGGATGCGAATTTGTAAATGAAGTTTATACGATGGATTCCTTTAACATTTGTTGGTCTTTATTTAGCGATTCCACTTTTAGCCACAGTTGTTTATGCATTTTCTACGAGCTGGAATCATACGGTTTTCCCTGAAGGACTGACATTAAAATGGATACTCACATTATTTCAAGATAAAGAATTTCTCCTCGCATTTGGTCGCTCCGTTTTATTGAGCGCTGGGGCGGTGCTGTTATCGGTTATACTAGTCGTGCCTGCGATTTGTGTGATTATTTTATATTTTCCACAATATGAAAAATGGGTTAAGGCCATCATTGTCATGATTTATTCCTTCCCTGGAATCATTTTGTCGGTAGGTTTATTGAAGTTTTATTCAGTGACAGTTATTCCGCTCGTTGCGGTTGTTGTAGGTGTGTACTGTGTCATTATTTTGCCGTATTTGTATCAAGGCACAAAAAATAGCTTAATGACGATTAATGGTCGACAGCTAATGGATGCAGCCGAGTTATTGGGAGCGAATAAATGGTATTCGTTTCGTAAAATATTAATGCCGTCGATTTATCCAGGACTATTTGTTGCAACACTATTATCGTTCTCCATATTATTTGGGGAGTTTGTATTAATTAATTTAATTGTTGGATCGAAATTTAAAACGCTTCAAGTTTTCCTAGTCGAACAATTAAATACAAGTGGTCATTTAGCGAGTGCAGTTGTATTCATTTACGTGCTATTAATGGCCATACTCACATTTAGCGTAATGCAATTATCGACAAGAATGAAAGGGGCAAATGCGAAATGAGTCAGGTAGCCTTAAAGAAAATTAAAAAAATCTATCAAAATAAGCCAGTGCTTAATGAAATTGAGCTGCATATTGAAGATGGTGAATTTCTAACGATTTTAGGACCAAGTGGTTGTGGGAAAAGTACAATTTTACGCGTGATTACAGGCTTAATAGAACCAGAATTTGGGGATGTGTCAATTGATGGGCAACCGATGAATAACGTCCCAACAAAGGAACGCAATGTCGGGATGGTTTTTCAGCAATATGCACTTTTCCCGAATTTATCGGTATATGAAAATATCGCATTCGGTTTACGAGTAAAGAAAGAGACCGAAGCGCAAATTCAAAAAGAAGTGGCGTATTTATTGCAGCTAGTAGGGCTAGAAGAAAAAAGGGAGTCATATCCACAGCAATTATCAGGTGGGCAACAACAGCGTGTGGCATTAGCAAGAGCATTAGCAGTCAAACCGAAAGTGCTTTTGTTGGATGAGCCATTAAGTGCGCTCGATGCTCAAATCCGAAAAAAATTACAAGTGCAGCTACGTCAAATTCAACAAGAGCTAAAGATGACAATGGTGCTCGTGACGCATGACCAAGATGAAGCGATGAATGTGTCTGACCGCATTGTCGTGATGAATAACGGAAAAATTGAGCAGCTTGGTACACCGACAGAAATTTATACGCATCCGAAAACAGAATTCATTGCGAATTTTATCGGAAACTACAATGTGTTTTCAAGACGAGAGCTAGAAGCAATAATTGGACAGAAACTTACAGCACAAGGGAACCGTTTCGCCATCCGACCAGAAGTGATTTTAATCAACTCCAATCAATCAGGTATTAAGACAAGAGCAATTGCCAAAAATATATTGATGAAAGGCAATGTGCTAAAAGTCGATTTTGAAGCGAATGGACAAGTATTTCAAGTTGAGCAATTGCATCAGCAAGGCAATCAAATTGATATCAATCACGATTATGTTTTAACGATTGCAGAGAATGATGTGATTTCACTCGAATGAAAACAGCAAAAGAACAACGCTTAGAGCTAATTGAGCAAATGGTCCATCAAGAAATGAAGATTACGGTTGTTGCGCTAGCGAAGCAATTAAAATTAACGCCCGAAACAATTCGTAAAGATTTAAAGGAATTAGAGGCGATGAAACGCGTTACTCGTTTTCACGGGGGAGCACGAGTTTATGAGCCTACATATAAAGAACCAAAATTTAATTTGAAAATGAATTTACATGAGGTTGAAAAAAGGGAGATAGCACAGGCTGCTGCAAGTCGGATTGCTTCTGGTGATACGATTTATATTGATGTAGGGACGACCACGGTACATATGGCGAACTTCATACAAGGAGAGAATATTAAAATTATCACAAACTCTCTTGCCGCAGCGAATGCTTTTAGCCGCGCGCTAGAAAAGCATCAATTTAGCGGTGAAGTTATTTGTGTTGGAGGTATTGTGAATACGGAGCAACAATCACTTGTCGGTGCATTGACGATGGAATGGTTGCGTCATTTTCATGTGCAAAAAGCATTTATTTCATGTGGGGGTGTTACACAGCAAGCCGTTTATGATTATGATATGAATGAGGCAGTATTATCACATGTCATGCTTGAACGGAGTGACCAAGCTATTTTATTAGTCGACCATACAAAGTTAAAGAAAAAATCCTTTGCGAAAATTGGAGCGTTAAATTACTTCCATGAAATTATCTCGACAGGTGAAAGTCCTTGGGAAGAGTGGCAATCAATTTGGACGAAAGTAGGTCATTAAATGTTAGTCGATTATCATTTACATTTGGAAGAGGGACCGTACAATGCCCAGTGGTTAAACCGTACGATTCGGGCACTTGCGACAATGACAGATGAATTTCAGCTAGACAGCACGAAAGTACAAATGGAAAAAACAATGGATCAGTTACAAAAACGAATGGTGCATGGTTGTTATAGTGAGCAATGGCTCGATCTTTATTTAAAGCGTGCATTGCAATTAGGGATTCAAGAGGTAGGCATTGTCGATCATTTATACAGATTTGAAGAAACAAGGGCCTATTTTGAAAAGTATATGTTGTTGGATGAACGAGAAGAGGTCGGAAAATTACAGCGGCAATGGCTCGATCAAGTAATGACGCAAAATATGGCACAATTTGTTTCATGTATTGAGCGGGCAAAGGATAAATGGGCACAGCATGGGGTTGCGTTAAAGCTAGGGCTGGAGTGCGATTATTTTGTTGGAGGCGAAAAGGAATTGCAAAGCTTAATTGAAGGATATGAGTGGGACTTTTTAATCGGCTCTGTCCATTTTATTGATGGTTGGGGATTTGATAATCCAGCACTGCAACATCGCTTTCAAAGCTTTGAGCCAGAAATACTTTATAAACATTTTTTTGAAACAGTCGAACAAATGATTGTAAGTAAGCAATTTGATTTTATTGCCCATTTGGATAATTTGAAAGTGTTTAATTATCGCGTACAAAATGAAGCATTCATGCATGCATGGTATGAGCGGATTGCCAAGGCATTAAAGGAAGCGGATGTTGCGACAGAAATTAACTCTGGGTTATATTACCGTTATCCAGTGCAGGAAAGCTGTCCGTCCCCATCTTTTTTACGTGTGTTAGCAGCGCATCAAATACCTATTACGTTGAGCTCCGATGCTCATTATCCTGATGATTTAGGAAGTTTTGTAGCGGATAATGCAAATCAGCTAAAGCAATTGGGCGTGTCGGAAATTGCTACATTTACAAAGCGTGTTCGCGAGATGAAATTATTATAAAACAAAAACGCTATTTTGAAATAGCGTCACAGTGTTGAAAAACAAAACTGTCAATGAAATCCCGTTGAACTTTAAACGGGATTTTTTGAATTTTCATCAAAATTCTTCTATAATTTTATATGTGAGATGGAGTCCAACTTGTTGTAGTGAACGGAGCTTGGTCCATTTCTTCGAGTTTTGAATGATGGCTGTCATCAAAACTTGTGTTTCTACTTTTTGAAGACCGCGGTATCTGGCGTAACGGAGACCGTGGTTTTCTTTACTTTGGGCAAAACTCAGTTCAATGGTTTGTGGCCGTACCACTCTCAAGATTTTCCCCCTCCATGAAAGTCGCATTTCTCTTAAATGGTCATATGTCGGTTGATGAATCGAGATTCTTAAGAT is part of the Solibacillus sp. FSL K6-1523 genome and harbors:
- a CDS encoding alkaline phosphatase family protein, giving the protein MSNKVIVIVLDALRFDVACTHLGFMQHLVEQGKVARYKVKGELPALSRPMYETICTGTPAIEHGIVHNHIVRMSKEESIFHLAKAAQKVTAAAAYYWVSELYQKAPFQHFTDRLQLNSDGVIQNGSYYFEDHYPDSHVFADAHYLTQQFTPDLLYIHPMNIDDDGHKFTADSPQYRNRVLATDGLLALSIPAWLEQGYQIIVTADHGMTADGNHGGNTAADREVPLFIISPKVQPGIYEEVVSQLQIAPLICELLEIEKSPKMQKLHLKGVREAE
- a CDS encoding ABC transporter permease, which encodes MLYSSFRFNNGFSLNQYKTIFLSDYILQSFANSIWLSLVSACLALIIAIFASYAIYTYSEKVRERILIIINLTSNFSGVPLAFAFIIILGNSGLITLFVQFMGWDWNFNLYSWSGLLLIYIYFQLPLAIMLIYPVFYGIQKEMKDAAMMLGASNAYFWRKIGVPIIWPALAGTLTILFANAMGAYASAYALTGSGYNLTAIRIGALLSGDIFAQPELASAIAVLLGAVMIVGMLISEWMTKKMRKDANL
- a CDS encoding ABC transporter permease, whose protein sequence is MKFIRWIPLTFVGLYLAIPLLATVVYAFSTSWNHTVFPEGLTLKWILTLFQDKEFLLAFGRSVLLSAGAVLLSVILVVPAICVIILYFPQYEKWVKAIIVMIYSFPGIILSVGLLKFYSVTVIPLVAVVVGVYCVIILPYLYQGTKNSLMTINGRQLMDAAELLGANKWYSFRKILMPSIYPGLFVATLLSFSILFGEFVLINLIVGSKFKTLQVFLVEQLNTSGHLASAVVFIYVLLMAILTFSVMQLSTRMKGANAK
- a CDS encoding ABC transporter ATP-binding protein, with protein sequence MSQVALKKIKKIYQNKPVLNEIELHIEDGEFLTILGPSGCGKSTILRVITGLIEPEFGDVSIDGQPMNNVPTKERNVGMVFQQYALFPNLSVYENIAFGLRVKKETEAQIQKEVAYLLQLVGLEEKRESYPQQLSGGQQQRVALARALAVKPKVLLLDEPLSALDAQIRKKLQVQLRQIQQELKMTMVLVTHDQDEAMNVSDRIVVMNNGKIEQLGTPTEIYTHPKTEFIANFIGNYNVFSRRELEAIIGQKLTAQGNRFAIRPEVILINSNQSGIKTRAIAKNILMKGNVLKVDFEANGQVFQVEQLHQQGNQIDINHDYVLTIAENDVISLE
- a CDS encoding DeoR/GlpR family DNA-binding transcription regulator; translation: MKTAKEQRLELIEQMVHQEMKITVVALAKQLKLTPETIRKDLKELEAMKRVTRFHGGARVYEPTYKEPKFNLKMNLHEVEKREIAQAAASRIASGDTIYIDVGTTTVHMANFIQGENIKIITNSLAAANAFSRALEKHQFSGEVICVGGIVNTEQQSLVGALTMEWLRHFHVQKAFISCGGVTQQAVYDYDMNEAVLSHVMLERSDQAILLVDHTKLKKKSFAKIGALNYFHEIISTGESPWEEWQSIWTKVGH
- a CDS encoding histidinol phosphate phosphatase domain-containing protein — encoded protein: MLVDYHLHLEEGPYNAQWLNRTIRALATMTDEFQLDSTKVQMEKTMDQLQKRMVHGCYSEQWLDLYLKRALQLGIQEVGIVDHLYRFEETRAYFEKYMLLDEREEVGKLQRQWLDQVMTQNMAQFVSCIERAKDKWAQHGVALKLGLECDYFVGGEKELQSLIEGYEWDFLIGSVHFIDGWGFDNPALQHRFQSFEPEILYKHFFETVEQMIVSKQFDFIAHLDNLKVFNYRVQNEAFMHAWYERIAKALKEADVATEINSGLYYRYPVQESCPSPSFLRVLAAHQIPITLSSDAHYPDDLGSFVADNANQLKQLGVSEIATFTKRVREMKLL